The sequence GACACTCACGCCCTCGTAGCGGAAAGGGGCCCGCACGAGTGCCAGATCCAGCTCTCCCGCCTGGAGCGCGGCGCCGAGGTCCAGCCCCTCGCGATCGTCGAGACGAAGCGTCACCTCCGCAAACCGGGACCGGAACCGGAGCACGATGCCCGGCAGGAGCCCAAACGCCGAAGATGCGCCGACGCCTATCCGCAGGGTCCCGAGCTCTCCGCGGGCCGTCCGCTGGACATTGAGGAGCACGTCGGTGCGTCTGGCCAGAAGCTCCCGGGCGTCGTTCAGGAGGCGGCTTCCCGCGGAGGTCAGGGCCACGCGTCGGCTGGTCCGGGTGAGCAGTTCCACGCCGAGCTCGGCTTCCAGCTTGCGGATCTGCTGACTGAACGGTGGCTGGGCCATGCCCACCCGAGTGGCGGCCCGGCCGAAGTGCAGTTCCTCCGCCACGGCGACGAAAAGCTGGAGCTGGCGAAATTCCATATCCAGACGATA is a genomic window of Cystobacter fuscus DSM 2262 containing:
- a CDS encoding LysR family transcriptional regulator; this translates as MEFRQLQLFVAVAEELHFGRAATRVGMAQPPFSQQIRKLEAELGVELLTRTSRRVALTSAGSRLLNDARELLARRTDVLLNVQRTARGELGTLRIGVGASSAFGLLPGIVLRFRSRFAEVTLRLDDREGLDLGAALQAGELDLALVRAPFRYEGVSVERLLRERFTLALPTRHPRAREKIITLSSLASEPFILFPRNSAPGLHDTITRMCVDAGFSPRILLEAGSWSSVIGMVAAGLGITLAPKSAREFRPKGVVFRELGGASGWAELAIAFPGQHPSPAAAHFRAVAHETVARRGHS